One genomic window of Camelina sativa cultivar DH55 chromosome 5, Cs, whole genome shotgun sequence includes the following:
- the LOC104789348 gene encoding uncharacterized protein LOC104789348, which translates to MEDDELSNGEDEATYKEITRELIKAADELLDAEDDVIVSRYLKRIIVNEDAWEGLFTQDVDVFETNPYEEFDSESSTFLIVEPRTKNCGKADGCESGCWRIMGRDKLIKSKETGKVLGFKKILKFCVKRKPREYKRSWVMEEFRLTNNLNWNQDPLVICKIRFLFEAETSSLLAKHFSYLSTTEPVPVPASLLLPAYGFKSIDQRKADEAHVLRIPAVYQGKNWPSHVTNNVYRLNPWKLVDLHDQMFRNFGTCIFANQTCGDTDKCDGGYWRILHPDVMINSRSSGETIGFKKVLKFYETEKQRFVREGEEINVTWTIDEYRLVDKEMQNKVLSVIKITTKDN; encoded by the coding sequence ATGGAGGACGACGAACTGAGCAACGGAGAAGACGAGGCAACTTATAAGGAAATCACGAGGGAACTGATCAAAGCAGCAGACGAACTGTTAGACGCAGAAGACGATGTAATAGTCTCACGTTATCTGAAGCGTATAATCGTTAACGAAGATGCTTGGGAGGGTCTCTTCACCCAAGACGTAGACGTGTTCGAGACGAATCCATATGAAGAGTTCGATTCTGAGAGCTCTACCTTCTTGATCGTTGAACCACGAACAAAGAATTGTGGTAAAGCTGATGGATGCGAATCAGGTTGCTGGAGGATCATGGGTCGTGATAAACTGATCAAATCGAAGGAGACTGGGAAGGTTCTAGGGTTCAAGAAGATTCTCAAGTTCTGCGTAAAGAGGAAACCAAGAGAGTACAAGCGAAGTTGGGTAATGGAAGAGTTTAGGCTTACCAATAACTTGAACTGGAATCAAGATCCTCTAGTTATTTGCAAGATCCGTTTTCTGTTTGAAGCCGAGACTAGTTCCTTGCTTGCCAAGCATTTCTCGTATCTGTCCACTACTGAACCCGTACCGGTTCCTGCAAGTTTATTGTTGCCAGCTTATGGATTCAAATCAATAGATCAACGAAAGGCTGATGAAGCACATGTGTTGAGGATACCGGCTGTCTATCAAGGCAAAAATTGGCCTAGCCACGTTACAAACAACGTGTACCGCTTGAATCCATGGAAGCTTGTGGATCTTCATGATCAGATGTTTCGAAATTTCGGAACTTGCATCTTCGCTAACCAGACTTGTGGTGATACTGATAAATGCGATGGTGGTTACTGGAGGATCCTGCACCCTGATGTGATGATCAATTCAAGGTCGTCCGGGGAGACCAttggtttcaagaaggttttaaaGTTTTACGAAACCGAGAAACAAAGATTTGTTCGTGAAGGAGAAGAGATCAACGTAACTTGGACTATAGATGAGTACAGGCTTGTGGATAAGGAGATGCAGAATAAAGTGTTGTCCGTCATCAAGATCACCACTAAAGATAACTAG
- the LOC104789349 gene encoding putative beta-glucosidase 5: MFRTLFGLEIIVLDRSEVRIHLTVEPSQLLGVVPRGYIDCSIIVFLFWLILDSPGRCSIPGQNCLVGNSSTETYIAGHNLLLAHASVSRLYKQKYQNKQGGSVGFGLYLVEFKPSTSSEDDTIATQRAKDFYFGWFLEPLIFGDYPDTMRRTVGSRLPVFSEEESEQVKGSSDFLGINHYFAASVTSSKSNSGDPDFYSDMGGYYPVAPWTMEAVLEYIKQTYGNPPVYILENGHYLL, from the exons ATGTTTAGAACTCTCTTTGGTTTagaaattattgttttggatAGGAGTGAAGTAAGGATTCATTTGACTGTAGAACCATCTCAACTTCTCGGTGTCGTTCCTCGAGGCTATATAGATTGCAGCATTattgtctttctcttttggttGATACTTGATT CGCCTGGTCGTTGTTCCATACCGGGGCAAAACTGCTTAGTAGGTAATTCCTCTACTGAAACATATATCGCAGGCCATAACTTGCTGCTTGCACACGCCTCTGTTTCAAGACTATATAAGCAAAAGTACCAG AATAAGCAGGGAGGTTCCGTAGGTTTTGGCTTATATTTAGTGGAGTTTAAACCTTCTACAAGCTCTGAGGATGATACCATTGCAACTCAAAGAGCCAAAGATTTCTATTTCGGCTG GTTCCTTGAGCCTCTTATATTTGGAGACTATCCTGATACAATGAGAAGAACCGTTGGATCAAGACTGCCAGTTTTCTCAGAGGAGGAATCAGAACAAGTTAAAGGCTCATCTGACTTCTTAGGAATCAACCACTATTTTGCGGCTTCGGTCACAAGCAGCAAATCCAATTCTGGAGACCCGGATTTCTACTCAGATATGGGCGGATAT TATCCTGTTGCTCCATGGACTATGGAAGCTGTCTTGGAGTACATAAAGCAGACTTATGGCAATCCTCCTGTCTACATCCTTGAGAATGGTCACTATCTTCTCTGA
- the LOC104789350 gene encoding zinc finger protein CONSTANS-like — protein MAQACHSCKHSADVIHCVTESLNFCLTCDYLRHCNNLHAEHVRYQVCDNCKRNPALLLCCDDEKALCQSCYSCYFKCTTLRHRIQLLNRFPPPHHNTTNQHHEHAHMPHVVQNSNHDNHEHEHVVGHHHQRRAGMFEMSCNGNNNCERWMFAMRCESCLASNAVVYCRGHDKLLCHNCDRVFHLHEAVPPHVRCMLCGNCKRPSRNFLIGAAGHQFTFPPTIHPPAAPEEVSASPSTGLNQQDNDLRDDSFRDNEYSQDRYDFSWFGG, from the exons ATGGCTCAAGCGTGTCACTCATGTAAACATTCAGCAGACGTGATCCATTGTGTAACCGAATCTCTCAACTTCTGTCTTACATGTGACTACCTGCGCCATTGTAATAACTTGCATGCGGAACATGTACGTTACCAAGTCTGCGATAACTGCAAGCGGAATCCAGCTTTACTCCTCTGCTGTGACGATGAGAAGGCTCTTTGCCAATCTTGTTATTCATGCTATTTCAAGTGCACCACTCTCCGCCACCGCATTCAACTCCTCAATCGCTTTCCTCCTCCACATCATAACACCACTAATCAGCATCATGAGCATGCGCATATGCCTCATGTGGTTCAAAATAGCAATCATGA CAATCATGAGCACGAGCATGTAGTTGGTCACCACCACCAGAGAAGAGCAGGGATGTTTGAGATGAGCTGCAACGGGAATAACAATTGTGAGAGATGGATGTTTGCAATGAGATGTGAATCATGCTTAGCGTCAAACGCTGTTGTTTACTGTCGTGGACACGACAAGCTTCTGTGCCATAATTGCGACCGGGTGTTTCACCTTCACGAGGCCGTGCCGCCGCATGTGAGGTGTATGCTTTGCGGAAACTGCAAGAGACCTTCTCGCAATTTTCTCATCGGAGCAGCTGGTCATCAGTTTACTTTCCCACCGACGATTCATCCTCCGGCGGCGCCCGAGGAGGTTTCAGCGTCGCCGTCCACAGGACTTAATCAACAAGATAATGATTTACGTGATGATTCTTTTCGAGATAATGAATATTCACAAGATAGATATgatttttcttggtttggtGGATAA